The following proteins are co-located in the Lagenorhynchus albirostris chromosome 4, mLagAlb1.1, whole genome shotgun sequence genome:
- the SYNPO2 gene encoding synaptopodin-2 isoform X1, which translates to MGTGDFICISMTGGAPWGFRLQGGKEQQQPLQVAKIRSQSKASGSGLCEGDEVVSINGSPCADLTHPEVVKLMESITDSLQMLVKRPSSGISETLNSETENKNHERLIHEGYVESTTLQIRPATKSQYREFYIAQVKSGAPLAEDQASGAGFSGSIKEETGLAPHTYDSKSGRLPEEVILREKAEAGRPGTVVELQLSLSQERHKRTSAPVVALLGTEKSKPPDQDPNLQHDGIVHINSVPTNEKGEPCLRSSKIIQISSGQELRVIQGSEAGDTGLPRVEVIFDCSDRQKTEGSRLQAGKGCVDSPVEGGQSEAPPSLVSFAVSSEGTEQGEDPRSERDHSRPHKHRARHARLRRSESQSEKQVKEAKSKCKSIALLLTDAPNPNSKGVLMFKKRRRRARKYTLVSYGTGELDREAEEEEEEGDKEDTCEVAFLGASESEVEEELLSDTDDNTQVVNFDWDSGLVDIEKKLSRGDKMEMLPDTTGKGALMFAKRRERMDQITAQKEEERVSGMPSREPDAAQMDGLRTMISYQRKDEESVRVQRSASKSYIEVSRGLGHVPQQNGFTGLSETAEAQRMIPMNRTAKPFPGSVNQPATPFSPTRNMTSPIADFPAPPPYSAVTPPPETFSRAVSSPTAGPAQLPPWPQPGPWSQPAFYDSSEQIASRDERIAVPAKRTGILQEAKRRSTTKPMFTFKEPRVSPNPELLSLLQNSEGKKGTGAGGDSGPEEDYLSLGAEACNFMQSPTAKQKTPPPVAPKPSVKSSSSQPVTPVSPVWSPGVAPAQPPAFPTSNPSHGTVVSSIKIAQPSYPTARPASALSLAGPFKGPQASVASLNYTPKPSAPTPTVNTAHTGAMGPSNELPGMSGKGAQLFAKRQSRMKKYVVDSDTVQAHAARAQSPTPSLPAGWKYSSNVRAPPPVAYNPIHSPSYPLAAVKSQPSAPQASKTSKKKGKKPLNALDVMKHQPYQLNASLFTFQPPDAKDGLPAKSSVKVSSLPAMKQAIPPRPVNAGSPTNVQASSVYSVPAYSSQPSFFAEATSPVSASPVPVAIPTSPKQESASTSYFVAPRPKFSAKKSGVTVQVWKPSVAEE; encoded by the exons ATCCGAAGCCAGAGCAAAGCCTCCGGGTCTGGGCTCTGTGAGGGGGATGAAGTGGTTTCTATCAATGGCAGTCCTTGTGCAGACCTCACCCACCCAGAAGTCGTCAAGCTCATGGAGAGCATAACAGACTCTCTCCAAATGCTCGTCAAAAG ACCATCCAGTGGAATAAGTGAGACTTTGAACtctgaaactgaaaacaaaaaccacGAGCGTCTCATCCATGAAGGGTACGTGGAAAGTACCACCCTACAGATTCGACCAGCCACAAAGAGCCAGTACAGGGAGTTCTACATTGCCCAGGTCAAGAGTGGAGCTCCCCTAGCTGAGGACCAAGCAAGTGGTGCTGGTTTTTCTGGGAgcataaaagaagaaacaggcCTGGCTCCTCACACGTATGACTCTAAAAGTGGACGCTTACCAGAAGAGGTTATCTTAAGGGAGAAGGCAGAAGCGGGGCGGCCAGGCACTGTGGTTGAGCTACAACTGTCCCTTTCACAAGAGAGACACAAGCGCACTAGTGCCCCTGTAGTGGCTCTCCTGGGAACTGAAAAATCTAAGCCTCCTGACCAAGATCCTAATTTACAGCATGACGGGATCGTCCACATAAATTCTGTCCCCACTAATGAGAAAGGGGAGCCTTGTCTGAGGTCCAGCAAGATAATCCAGATCTCCAGTGGCCAAGAGTTGAGAGTGATCCAGGGAAGTGAAGCAGGAGACACCGGGCTGCCCCGAGTGGAAGTGATCTTCGACTGCTCTGATAGGCAGAAGACGGAAGGGAGCAGGCTTCAGGCAGGAAAGGGGTGTGTGGATTCTCCAGTGGAAGGAGGGCAGTCAGAAGCACCTCCTTCTCTGGTATCCTTTGCAGTCTCATCAGAAGGCACAGAGCAGGGAGAAGATCCACGCTCAGAAAGGGATCACAGCAGACCTCACAAGCACAGAGCACGCCACGCAC GGCTCAGGAGGAGTGAAAGCCAATCAGAAAAGCAGGTGAAAGAAGCAAAATCTAAATGCAAAAGCATTGCGCTCCTTCTGACAGATGCCCCCAACCCCAACTCCAAGGGGGTGTTGATGTTTAAGAAGCGCCGTCGGAGGGCCAGGAAATACACCCTAGTCAGTTACGGTACTGGTGAACTTGATcgagaggcagaggaggaggaggaagaaggcgACAAAGAGGATACATGTGAAGTAGCATTTCTGGGTGCAAGCGAATCCGAGGTGGAGGAAGAGTTGTTGTCTGACACTGACGACAACACACAAGTTGTGAACTTTGACTGGGATTCTGGACTAGTGGACATTGAAAAGAAACTGAGCAGAGGGGACAAGATGGAGATGTTGCCAGACACCACAGGCAAGGGGGCCCTCATGTTTGctaagaggagggagagaatggATCAGATCACAGCCcaaaaagaggaggagagggtgAGTGGAATGCCAAGCAGAGAACCAGATGCTGCCCAGATGGATGGCCTGAGAACCATGATATCTTACCAAAGGAAGGATGAAGAATCGGTGAGAGTGCAGAGATCTGCGAGCAAAAGCTACATCGAGGTGAGCCGTGGCCTTGGCCATGTGCCCCAACAGAATGGCTTCACTGGCTTGTCCGAGacagcagaggctcagaggatgATCCCTATGAATAGAACGGCCAAACCCTTCCCGGGGTCCGTGAACCAGCCAGCAACCCCCTTCTCTCCAACGCGAAACATGACCAGTCCCATTGCTGACTTTCCTGCGCCTCCACCTTATTCTGCAGTCACACCCCCACCTGAAACCTTTTCCAGAGCAGTGTCAAGTCCGACAGCTGGCCCAGCACAGCTCCCTCCGTGGCCCCAGCCTGGCCCATGGTCCCAGCCAGCCTTTTACGATTCATCTGAACAAATAGCTTCCCGGGATGAAAGGATCGCGGTGCCAGCAAAAAGAACAGGAATATTGCAGGAGGCCAAAAGGAGAAGCACGACAAAACCCATGTTCACTTTTAAAGAGCCCAGAGTAAGCCCAAATCCTGAACTCTTGTCACTTCTTCAAAATTCGGAAGGCAAAAAGGGCACTGGGGCAGGAGGAGATTCCGGACCAGAAGAAGACTACCTCAGTTTAGGAGCAGAGGCTTGTAATTTCATGCAAAGCCCCACTGCAAAACAaaagaccccacctcctgtcGCTCCAAAGCCTTCTGTCAAGTCCTCATCCTCCCAACCAGTAACTCCAGTTTCTCCAGTCTGGTCGCCAGGAGTGGCTCCAGCCCAACCTCCTGCCTTCCCCACATCCAACCCATCACATGGCACCGTTGTTTCCTCCATCAAAATAGCGCAGCCTTCTTACCCTACTGCCCGGCCTGCTAGTGCTCTGAGCCTGGCTGGTCCCTTCAAAGGACCACAAGCATCGGTAGCCAGTCTGAACTACACTCCCAAACCATCAGCTCCCACACCAACGGTAAACACTGCTCATACTGGCGCAATGGGACCATCCAATGAGCTTCCAGGAATGAGTGGGAAAGGAGCCCAGCTCTTTGCTAAAAGGCAGTCGAGGATGAAAAAGTACGTGGTAGATTCAGACACCGTGCAGGCCCATGCTGCCCGTGCTCAGTctcccactccatctctcccGGCCGGCTGGAAGTACTCCTCCAATGTCCGAGCACCTCCTCCTGTGGCCTACAATCCCATCCACTCCCCCTCCTACCCACTGGCTGCTGTCAAGTCCCAGCCATCAGCCCCACAGGCCTCCAAAACAAGCAAGAAAAAGGGCAAGAAACCCCTTAATGCTTTGGATGTCATGAAGCACCAACCTTATCAGTTAAATGCATCCTTGTTTACTTTCCAACCTCCAGATGCAAAGGATGGCCTCCCTGCAAAGTCATCAGTCAAGGTCAGTTCACTGCCAGCCATGAAGCAAGCTATTCCTCCTCGGCCAGTGAATGCTGGCTCGCCCACTAATGTGCAGGCCTCGTCTGTGTACTCAGTGCCAGCCTATAGCTCTCAGCCTTCCTTCTTTGCTGAGGCCACCTCACCAGTAAGCGCCTCCCCAGTGCCCGTGGCCATTCCCACCTCTCCAAAGCAAGAATCAGCCTCGACATCTTACTTTGTGGCACCAAGGCCGAAGTTCTCAGCAAAGAAAAGTGGTGTCACAGTTCAGGTGTGGAAACCATCTGTTGCGGAAGAGTAA